AAGAGATGCTGCCTGATATCCTTTGAGTTCTCCTCTCAGAAGTTGTTGCAAGACTCCATACTTTATGAGGTCTCTCATTGTAATATTAAACTTCTTTTCTTTCGTGGCAACTTTCTATCATTTTAATTTTAGAAGGTTGCTTTTTAAAATCAAAAAAAACATTTCTAAAAATTTAACGTTTTCACGTAATAATTATCTTTAACATTTTAAAATAATAACTACATAATTTTTTATTTAATTGACAATTGTTTAGTTTTAGTTTAAAATTTCTAACAAGAAATTATGAAAACTTTTGCAGAGTTAGTAGTTTCTCGTATGCCCCAAGGACTTGATTATGGGAATGTAAGAGTTGTACAGAACAATGAAGAGACTCTAATTGTTAAAAATGGTAAAGTTGATAGTATTGAGATAGCCGAGTCTATAGGATTTGGAGTAATAGTTCTTTTAAATGGCGGATGGGGATTTGCTTCAAGCTCACGTCTTAAAAATGAAGAGGTGGATAAAGTAATTAAACAAGCAATTGAGATTGCGAAGTCTTCAGGTATAGCTAAGAAAAAAGGTGGGGTAAACCTTGCACCAGCATCTTATGTTGTGGGCACTTTTAAAACTCCTTATAACAAAGACCCTTTTAAAGTAAGTCTTGAATCAAAGGTTTCGCTTCTTCTTGAGTTAGATAAAATTTTAAGAGAATCTAATGATATTAAGGTAGCAGAGTCAGTTCTAATGTTCAGACGCATTCATAAAATCTTTGCTTCAATCGACCATTCTGTAGTAGAACAGGAGCTTTTAATTTCTGGTGGTGAAATAATATCTACTGCCATAAAAGAGGACGAATTACAGCGCCGTTCTTATGGCAATTTCGGAGCTGCTGGATATGAGTTCATTCATAACTTAGAACTACTCCAAAATGCTCCAAGAGTGAGAGATGAAGCCTGTGAGCTCCTCAGAGCAAAGCCCTGTCCTTCTGGAAAACAAGATATAATAATTGATGGTGACCAGCTTGCACTGCAAATCCATGAGTCTATCGGACATGCAGTTGAACTTGATAGGGTACTTGGAACTGAAGCCTCATATGCAGGCACGTCATTTGTTACACTTGATAAATTGGGCAAATTTAAATATGGCTCAGAAGTTGTAAACGTAACTGCAGATGCCACTGTCCCTCTTGGACTTGGAACATTTGGTTGGGATGATGAAGGTATTCCAGCCCAAGTTACTCCTATAATCCGGGATGGCATTTTCGTAGGCTACCTGAGTTCAAGAGAAACTGCTCCTGTAATTGAACGATTAAGCTCAGGTGCTATGAGAGCGGCTAACTGGAATCGAATTCCTCTCATCCGAATGACAAATATAAACCTTGACCAAGGAAATTGGAAATTGCCCGATCTTATTGCTGACACATCTCATGGACTTTTCCTTCAGACAAACAAATCGTGGAGTATAGATGATATGAGGGAAAACTTCCAGTTTGGTGTAGAGTTTGCTCGTGAAATAAAAGATGGAAAATTAGGCGATGTTGTTAAAGATGTAACTTATACAGGGATAACACCCGAATTCTGGAGCTCATGTGATGCTATATGCAGTAGAGATTTCTGGAAAATGTATGGCCTAATGAACTGTGGGAAGGGGGAGCCTGGTCAGACAATGATGGTAGGTCATGGCACTGCACCTGCAAGGTTTAGAAATGTAAGAATAGGAATATTCAAGAGATGAGCAATGGATACAATAGCTGCAATAGCTACCCCAATTGGAGAAGGAGGAATTGGAATTGTTAGAGCTTCAGGCCCCGATGCTATAAAGATTGCAGACCACATTTTTAAAGGTAAGATAAAACCCCTCTTAGCCAAGACACACACAATTCATTACGGTAAAATAATAGAGCCTGACACAAAAAAAGAATTAGACGAAGTATTACTTATGGTGATGAAGAAACCCCATACTTATACTCGTGAGGATATGATAGAAATAAATGCACATGGTGGGATTACTGTATTAAAAAATATACTTGACCTCCTTCTCCGAAGTGGTGCTCGGCTAGCAGAACCCGGCGAGTTCACTAAACGCGCATTCCTGAATGGAAGAATTGACCTCGTTCAAGCAGAGGCAGTTCTTGACATTGTACGCGGCCGTACAGATAAATCAATTGAAGTTGCCCTTTCACAACTTGATGGTAAACTTTCTACACAAATAAAAGAGATTAAAGATAAATTAATTGAAATAGAAACTGCTCTTGAACTCTCAATAGACTTTCCTGAAGAAAATATAGGAAAACTCAATCCTGAAAAGCTTAAAAGAATTGCTTACGAAGTGAACTATGAAATCGTCAAACTCATTGAATCTGGCAAATCTGGTAAACTTGTTAGAAACGGAGCAGTCTTTCCAATTGTTGGTAGGACAAATGTTGGTAAATCAAGCATTTTTAACGCCCTTCTATCCAAAGATAAAGCAATTGTAACCCCATACCCCGGCACTACAAGAGATACAATAGAAGACTATATTACTGTGGATGGCATTCCTATAAAGCTTGTTGATACTGCAGGGTGGAGAGATACCTCAAACCCTATAGAGCAGGAAGGTGTTCTTAGAACAAGGAAAGCAATTAACGAAGCATTTGGAATTTTATTCGTATTTGATAAAAGTGATGGAATATTAAAAGAAGATTTTGAACTTCTCACTTATATAAAAGGCAAGAAGATTATAGGACTTTTAAACAAATGCGACCTTACTCCAGCTAAATATAGCCAAAATTTTGAGTTTCCGCTTATTTCAGTTTCTGCTTTAAGAGGCGACAATATTGATTTAATTCCTACTGCTATAAGTAAACTTGTCTCACGAGCCAACGAGTCGCCCCTTATAACAAGAGAAAGACACCTTGATATTTTAAGGAGAGCAAATATCAGAGTTGAAAAAGCACAAAAAGGGATGGACGATAATTTGGCTCATGAGCTCATTTCTTACGAGATAAAAGAGGCTATCAATATCCTATCGGAGATAACAGGCGAGATTACATCTGAAGATATTTTGAACCGCATATTCTCGGAATTTTGTATAGGAAAATAAGGATTAGCAAAAAATTCAATAAGTTGGGTGTTAAAACGGTAGGTTTTGAGATTTGAGTTTTTATGAAGCTTGCTATTATCCACGATTATTTAAACCAATACGGAGGAGCAGAAAGGGTATTAGA
This window of the bacterium genome carries:
- a CDS encoding TldD/PmbA family protein, giving the protein MKTFAELVVSRMPQGLDYGNVRVVQNNEETLIVKNGKVDSIEIAESIGFGVIVLLNGGWGFASSSRLKNEEVDKVIKQAIEIAKSSGIAKKKGGVNLAPASYVVGTFKTPYNKDPFKVSLESKVSLLLELDKILRESNDIKVAESVLMFRRIHKIFASIDHSVVEQELLISGGEIISTAIKEDELQRRSYGNFGAAGYEFIHNLELLQNAPRVRDEACELLRAKPCPSGKQDIIIDGDQLALQIHESIGHAVELDRVLGTEASYAGTSFVTLDKLGKFKYGSEVVNVTADATVPLGLGTFGWDDEGIPAQVTPIIRDGIFVGYLSSRETAPVIERLSSGAMRAANWNRIPLIRMTNINLDQGNWKLPDLIADTSHGLFLQTNKSWSIDDMRENFQFGVEFAREIKDGKLGDVVKDVTYTGITPEFWSSCDAICSRDFWKMYGLMNCGKGEPGQTMMVGHGTAPARFRNVRIGIFKR
- the mnmE gene encoding tRNA uridine-5-carboxymethylaminomethyl(34) synthesis GTPase MnmE, whose protein sequence is MDTIAAIATPIGEGGIGIVRASGPDAIKIADHIFKGKIKPLLAKTHTIHYGKIIEPDTKKELDEVLLMVMKKPHTYTREDMIEINAHGGITVLKNILDLLLRSGARLAEPGEFTKRAFLNGRIDLVQAEAVLDIVRGRTDKSIEVALSQLDGKLSTQIKEIKDKLIEIETALELSIDFPEENIGKLNPEKLKRIAYEVNYEIVKLIESGKSGKLVRNGAVFPIVGRTNVGKSSIFNALLSKDKAIVTPYPGTTRDTIEDYITVDGIPIKLVDTAGWRDTSNPIEQEGVLRTRKAINEAFGILFVFDKSDGILKEDFELLTYIKGKKIIGLLNKCDLTPAKYSQNFEFPLISVSALRGDNIDLIPTAISKLVSRANESPLITRERHLDILRRANIRVEKAQKGMDDNLAHELISYEIKEAINILSEITGEITSEDILNRIFSEFCIGK